Proteins found in one Dermacentor silvarum isolate Dsil-2018 chromosome 8, BIME_Dsil_1.4, whole genome shotgun sequence genomic segment:
- the LOC119462233 gene encoding procathepsin L, with amino-acid sequence MKSLWIFTAVFLEYLVATGSHASPDFWVHAQWTEFKALYRKNYSSVEEELFRKKIFLDNRYMIAKHNERYGRRLVSYKLKMNQYGDLLQQEFEEMMGSGVRVSGDPLGRMNESTFLPPQNMDTSLPKSVDWRSTLVSSVKDQGLCGACWAFSAAAAIEGQHARKTGRLVELSVQDLLDCCGEAYENSGCAGGLMDNAFRCTRDRGSIDTADSYPYVAKVGPCRFNNSTAGASVSGHMVVLPRDDEKMLQVAVATVGPISAAVYSKLPNFRFYSEGVYKDNFCGMFEVDHAVVVVGYGVADDGTSYWILKNSWGKNWGQGGYMRLAKDANNQCGIATLASFPLV; translated from the exons ATGAAATCTCTGTGGATTTTCACCGCTGTGTTCCTGGAGTACCTCGTGGCTACTGGTTCACACGCATCTCCGGACTTCTGGGTTCACGCACAGTGGACCGAGTTCAAGGCCTTATATC GCAAGAACTACAGCAGTGTGGAGGAGGAACTGTTCCGCAAGAAGATTTTCCTCGACAACCGCTACATGATCGCCAAGCACAACGAGCGATACGGCCGGCGTCTTGTTTCCTACAAGCTCAAGATGAACCAGTACGGAGACCTG CTGCAGCAGGAGTTCGAAGAGATGATGGGCTCAGGCGTACGAGTCAGCGGCGACCCACTGGGTCGCATGAACGAGTCGACGTTCCTGCCCCCGCAGAACATGGACACCTCGCTGCCCAAGTCGGTCGACTGGCGAAGCACCCTCGTCTCATCCGTAAAGGACCAGGGATTGTGCGGCGCCTGCTGGGCCTTCAGTGCG GCGGCCGCCATCGAGGGCCAGCACGCACGCAAGACCGGCCGCCTGGTGGAGCTGAGTGTCCAGGACCTGCTGGACTGCTGCGGCGAGGCCTACGAGAACAGCGGCTGTGCCGGGGGACTCATGGACAACGCCTTCCGCTGCACCCGAGACCGCGGCAGCATCGACACTGCGGACAGCTACCCTTACGTGGCAAAG GTGGGCCCGTGCCGCTTCAACAACAGCACAGCAGGTGCCTCGGTGTCCGGCCACATGGTGGTTCTGCCGCGTGATGACGAAAAGATGCTCCAGGTAGCCGTGGCCACCGTGGGACCCATCTCGGCTGCCGTCTACTCCAAGCTGCCCAACTTCCGGTTTTACTCGGAAg GCGTTTACAAGGATAACTTCTGTGGCATGTTTGAAGTGGACCACGCCGTGGTAGTCGTCGGTTACGGAGTCGCCGATGATGGGACATCGTACTGGATCCTTAAAAACAG CTGGGGCAAGAACTGGGGCCAGGGAGGCTACATGCGGCTAGCCAAGGATGCCAACAACCAGTGCGGAATCGCCACCCTGGCCAGCTTTCCGCTCGTCTAA